The following are encoded in a window of Blattabacterium cuenoti genomic DNA:
- the ccoS gene encoding cbb3-type cytochrome oxidase assembly protein CcoS codes for MILSSLSLGGIFLIIFLISLYSGQFDDCESPRIRILIDETYKKK; via the coding sequence ATGATATTGTCTAGTCTTTCTTTAGGAGGAATTTTTCTTATAATTTTTTTAATAAGTCTTTATTCTGGTCAGTTTGATGATTGTGAATCTCCTAGAATTAGAATTCTAATAGATGAGACTTATAAAAAAAAATAA
- the ccoN gene encoding cytochrome-c oxidase, cbb3-type subunit I encodes MKIETNYYNNRIVKAFLYATVFWAVFGFLAGLFIALLLFYPELPEFLLGSKLRHSQGVIGFGRWRMLHTNTAVFAFVGNVIFTGSYYSLQRLLKTRIFSDILSWIHFWGWQLFIFFTWITFLFGINTSKEYAEHEWPIDIWIFCVWGIYGINMIGSILKRKIQHLYVSIWFFLGTWVAVAMLHLFNNLELPIDLLSFKSYSIYAGVQDALMQWWYGHNAVAFILTTPILGLMYYFVPKASNQPIFSYKLSIIHFWSLIFIYIWAGPHHLMYTSLPNWAQMLGTIFSIMLIAPSWGGMLNGLLTLRGDWKKVKKDPVLKFFLVGIICYGMATFEGPMLATKTLNSIGHFTDWIIAHVHLGTLGWNGFMAFGIIYWLTQKLWNTKLYSISLANLHFWLGMLGIILYIFPLYFGSVIQAEMWKKFNPDGTLAYKNFLDTVISIIPFYKIRFIGGVIYFIGFIMMIYNLYKTIKKGYFVNDEAFQGIPFSDKKIEKKEKFHSWLERKPIKFTIFSFIAVAIGGVIEIIPTLVIKSNVPTISSVKPYKALELEGRDLFVREGCNACHSAQVRPFRDEVVRYGEYSKAGEFVYDHPFLWGSKRTGPDLAREGGKNPNSWHYNHIENPRSTSPGSIMPRYPWLIYNKLDRSNTEKKIKAMVKLGVPYTMEYIKSMHKDMDIQANKIVSDIYQEYPSLKKEIERQKEKEKDKFIPLEKREIIALIAYLQRLGTDIKS; translated from the coding sequence ATGAAAATAGAAACGAACTATTACAACAATCGTATTGTAAAAGCATTCCTGTATGCTACAGTATTTTGGGCGGTTTTTGGATTTTTGGCAGGTTTGTTTATTGCACTTCTCTTATTTTATCCGGAACTTCCCGAATTTTTATTGGGGAGCAAATTAAGACATTCTCAGGGAGTCATCGGTTTTGGTCGTTGGAGAATGTTACATACTAATACTGCTGTATTTGCTTTTGTAGGAAATGTGATTTTTACAGGTTCTTATTATTCTTTACAACGTCTACTGAAAACAAGAATTTTCAGTGACATTCTTAGTTGGATTCATTTTTGGGGATGGCAACTCTTCATTTTTTTTACTTGGATTACTTTTTTGTTTGGAATAAATACGAGTAAAGAATATGCTGAACATGAATGGCCTATAGATATATGGATTTTTTGTGTTTGGGGTATTTATGGAATCAATATGATTGGAAGTATTTTAAAAAGAAAAATCCAGCATCTATATGTAAGCATTTGGTTTTTTTTGGGGACATGGGTAGCTGTAGCTATGTTACACCTATTTAATAATCTTGAATTACCTATTGATCTTCTTTCTTTCAAAAGTTATTCTATATATGCAGGAGTTCAGGATGCTTTAATGCAATGGTGGTATGGACATAATGCTGTTGCATTTATTTTAACTACCCCTATACTTGGATTAATGTATTATTTTGTTCCAAAAGCTTCTAATCAACCTATTTTTTCCTACAAACTTTCTATTATTCATTTTTGGTCCTTAATATTTATCTATATATGGGCTGGACCACATCATCTCATGTATACATCTCTTCCTAATTGGGCACAAATGTTGGGGACTATTTTTTCTATTATGCTCATTGCTCCTTCTTGGGGTGGAATGTTAAATGGGTTACTCACTTTAAGAGGAGATTGGAAAAAAGTGAAAAAAGATCCTGTTTTAAAATTTTTTTTAGTAGGCATTATTTGTTATGGAATGGCTACTTTTGAAGGTCCCATGTTGGCTACTAAGACCTTAAATTCCATTGGACATTTTACAGACTGGATCATTGCTCATGTTCATTTAGGAACTTTAGGTTGGAATGGATTCATGGCTTTTGGAATAATTTATTGGTTAACACAAAAATTATGGAATACAAAACTATATTCTATATCATTAGCTAATCTTCATTTTTGGTTAGGAATGTTGGGGATCATATTATATATATTCCCCCTGTATTTTGGATCCGTGATACAAGCTGAAATGTGGAAAAAATTTAATCCTGATGGAACTTTAGCATATAAAAACTTTTTGGATACAGTTATATCAATTATTCCTTTTTATAAAATAAGATTTATCGGTGGGGTCATCTATTTTATAGGTTTTATTATGATGATTTATAATCTATACAAAACGATAAAAAAAGGATATTTTGTTAATGATGAGGCTTTTCAAGGGATTCCTTTTTCAGATAAAAAAATAGAAAAAAAAGAAAAATTTCATAGTTGGTTAGAACGAAAACCCATAAAATTCACTATTTTTTCTTTCATTGCAGTTGCTATTGGAGGAGTTATAGAAATAATTCCTACTTTAGTGATAAAATCGAACGTTCCTACTATTTCTAGTGTTAAACCTTATAAAGCTCTTGAATTAGAAGGGAGAGATTTATTTGTAAGAGAAGGTTGTAATGCTTGTCATAGTGCGCAAGTTCGTCCTTTTAGAGATGAAGTCGTTCGTTATGGAGAGTATTCAAAAGCTGGAGAATTTGTATACGATCATCCATTTTTATGGGGCTCTAAACGTACTGGACCTGATCTAGCTAGAGAGGGGGGGAAAAATCCTAATTCTTGGCATTATAACCATATAGAAAATCCTCGTTCTACATCTCCAGGGTCTATTATGCCTAGATATCCTTGGCTTATTTATAACAAATTAGACCGATCTAATACAGAAAAAAAAATAAAAGCTATGGTTAAGTTAGGTGTTCCATATACTATGGAATACATAAAAAGTATGCATAAAGATATGGATATTCAAGCTAATAAAATTGTATCTGATATTTATCAGGAATACCCAAGTTTAAAAAAAGAAATAGAAAGACAGAAAGAAAAAGAAAAAGATAAATTTATTCCTTTGGAAAAAAGAGAGATTATAGCACTTATTGCTTATTTACAACGTTTAGGTACAGATATTAAATCTTGA
- a CDS encoding cytochrome oxidase, whose protein sequence is MINFLKKYFSTEKSIGIFQSIMLILFLFYFFFILFFVFSKSKKYYQKISLLPLENKKKKQESI, encoded by the coding sequence ATGATAAACTTTTTAAAAAAATATTTTTCAACAGAAAAATCTATTGGAATATTTCAATCCATTATGTTAATTTTATTCTTATTTTATTTTTTTTTCATTTTATTCTTTGTTTTTTCAAAATCTAAAAAATATTATCAAAAAATAAGTCTACTTCCTTTAGAAAATAAAAAAAAGAAACAGGAATCTATATGA
- a CDS encoding cbb3-type cytochrome c oxidase N-terminal domain-containing protein, translated as MRSKIPFFIMIPSVLSVIMFMFYVFLGFNNRTYIVHPVTISFFVVITILLFILDSIDNIIYRRKLKFLTEEERRKIFEENEGNYFYRLYKFIFHDPKKKSQEVKKIDHGFDGILELDNQLPMWWVHLFYLTIVFSTIYFFSFLFTDFSNPYKEYEAAYHKQLKEIEIFEKNTPQVTVENAFFDPKFVDSGKTLFEENCATCHQSDGSGNIGPNLTDDYWINRMEKNLFKNIFSIIWYGSKNNPTMRAFGQSGEIKGNDIQKISSYVYFINKKLKKPIKNKAPQGKKIIDWDK; from the coding sequence ATGAGATCAAAAATTCCTTTTTTTATTATGATTCCTTCGGTTTTGTCCGTTATAATGTTTATGTTCTATGTTTTTTTAGGTTTTAATAATCGAACTTACATAGTTCATCCAGTTACTATATCCTTTTTTGTTGTTATAACGATATTGTTGTTCATTTTAGATTCTATTGATAATATAATCTATCGTAGAAAACTAAAATTTCTTACAGAAGAAGAAAGACGAAAAATTTTTGAAGAAAATGAAGGAAATTATTTTTATAGACTCTATAAATTTATATTTCATGATCCTAAAAAAAAGAGTCAAGAGGTAAAAAAAATAGATCATGGATTTGATGGAATTTTGGAATTAGATAATCAATTACCGATGTGGTGGGTCCATCTTTTTTATCTGACGATCGTTTTTTCTACAATTTATTTTTTTTCTTTTTTATTCACGGATTTTTCTAATCCTTATAAAGAATATGAAGCCGCTTATCATAAGCAACTGAAAGAAATAGAAATTTTTGAAAAAAATACGCCACAAGTAACTGTAGAAAATGCTTTTTTTGATCCAAAATTTGTTGATAGTGGGAAAACTCTTTTTGAAGAAAATTGTGCGACTTGTCATCAATCGGATGGAAGTGGAAACATAGGTCCTAATTTAACAGATGATTACTGGATAAACAGAATGGAAAAAAATTTATTTAAGAATATATTTTCTATTATATGGTATGGAAGCAAGAATAATCCTACTATGCGTGCTTTTGGTCAATCAGGTGAAATTAAAGGAAATGATATTCAGAAAATATCTAGTTATGTTTATTTCATAAATAAAAAACTAAAAAAACCTATAAAAAATAAAGCTCCTCAAGGAAAAAAAATTATAGATTGGGATAAATGA
- a CDS encoding FixH family protein: MKIKFSWETGIVLSLVTFIIFITYIAFFFPHIGSQLVSDKYYEEEMKYQEIINEKKNVLKLPKKIQIFILSSGIKIIFPPILDNIHGFFTLFRSSSKDLDVTRSFKILRSSSKILFIPKTLLKKGYYKLIIRWKLGEKKFFFEEDLFWSS; the protein is encoded by the coding sequence ATGAAAATAAAATTCAGTTGGGAAACAGGAATTGTATTATCTTTGGTTACTTTTATAATTTTCATCACTTATATTGCGTTTTTTTTTCCTCATATAGGAAGTCAACTTGTATCAGATAAGTATTATGAAGAAGAAATGAAATATCAAGAAATTATCAATGAAAAGAAAAATGTATTAAAACTTCCTAAAAAAATTCAAATATTCATCTTATCTTCTGGAATTAAAATTATATTTCCACCAATTTTAGATAATATTCATGGTTTTTTTACTTTATTCCGATCTTCATCTAAAGATTTAGATGTTACCAGGTCTTTTAAGATATTAAGATCTTCAAGTAAGATATTATTTATCCCAAAAACCCTTTTGAAAAAAGGATATTATAAACTTATAATTAGATGGAAATTGGGTGAAAAAAAATTCTTTTTTGAGGAAGATTTATTTTGGTCATCATAA
- a CDS encoding NADP-dependent malic enzyme has protein sequence MRKNINSLREESLNYHSQFPSGKIKISPTKKYSSQRDLSLAYSPGVAEPCKEIARSSIDVYKYTSKGNLVAVITNGSAVLGLGNIGALASKPVMEGKALLFKIFSGIDVFDIEIDESDPEKFINVVKAIAPTFGGINLEDIKAPEAFEIERKLKYELNIPVMHDDQHGTAIISGAALLNAITYVRKNIQDIKMVVSGAGAAAISCTRTYKQLGVKPENILMFDSKGLLHVSRTDLNPEKKEFVVNTSLIHNLEEAIKNADVFIGLSIGGILTPEMLKSMAKDPIVFAMANPDPEIDYNLAVKIRPDVIVATGRSDYPNQVNNVLGFPYIFRGALDVQASMINDEMKLAAVHAIAALAKEPVPEQVNIVYNKKNIFFGKEYIIPKPFDNRLITRVAPAVAKAAMDSGVARNPILNWKIYKEKLLDRMGYESKMLRMIQNRARTNPKKVVFCNGEEYDVLKSVQILSEEGIVSIPIVLGNEDRIKCLMHENNLDVELIIIDPEKEKNREKLEYYANILWKRRNRKGLTLYDAKIRMRTNDHFGAMMVDQGEADAVITGYSRSFSLSLRPMLEVIGRAESVHKTAGMMILLTKRGPLFLADTAVIPNPNSEELARIALMASQVVQGFDIEPHIAMLSFQNFSSNSKTSSKVSQTVAFLHKKYPDLIVDGELQPDFALNEFLLASKFPFSKLVKKRANIFIFPNLESGNLTYKFIRGLGNIQTIGPVMLGMRKPAHVMQMQSNIEEIVNLSTLSVIDAQIRKN, from the coding sequence ATGAGAAAAAACATAAATAGTCTTCGTGAAGAATCTTTAAACTATCATAGTCAATTTCCTTCTGGAAAAATTAAAATTTCTCCCACAAAAAAATATAGTAGTCAAAGAGATTTATCCCTAGCGTATTCACCAGGAGTTGCGGAACCTTGCAAAGAAATAGCTCGTTCATCTATAGATGTCTATAAATACACCTCCAAAGGAAATCTTGTAGCTGTTATTACTAATGGAAGCGCTGTTCTAGGTCTTGGAAATATAGGAGCTTTAGCTTCTAAACCTGTGATGGAAGGAAAAGCACTTTTATTTAAAATATTTTCTGGAATTGATGTATTTGACATAGAAATCGATGAATCTGATCCAGAGAAATTCATCAACGTGGTCAAAGCTATAGCTCCAACTTTTGGAGGAATCAATTTAGAAGATATAAAAGCTCCAGAAGCATTTGAAATTGAACGAAAATTAAAATATGAACTAAATATTCCAGTTATGCATGATGATCAACATGGAACGGCTATTATTTCAGGAGCTGCATTACTTAATGCAATCACTTATGTTAGAAAAAATATTCAAGATATAAAAATGGTAGTTAGTGGAGCAGGGGCAGCAGCTATTTCGTGCACAAGGACTTATAAACAACTTGGAGTAAAACCTGAAAATATTCTTATGTTTGATAGCAAAGGATTGTTACATGTTTCACGAACAGACTTGAATCCAGAAAAGAAAGAATTTGTTGTAAACACTTCTTTGATTCATAATTTAGAAGAAGCTATTAAAAATGCCGATGTTTTTATAGGTTTATCCATAGGGGGAATATTAACTCCAGAAATGTTAAAAAGTATGGCTAAAGATCCGATTGTATTTGCTATGGCAAATCCTGATCCAGAAATTGATTATAACTTAGCTGTAAAAATCCGTCCAGATGTTATTGTAGCTACTGGAAGAAGTGATTATCCCAATCAAGTAAATAATGTACTAGGATTTCCTTATATTTTTAGAGGAGCTTTGGATGTACAAGCTAGTATGATCAACGATGAAATGAAATTAGCAGCTGTTCATGCTATTGCTGCATTGGCAAAGGAACCTGTTCCAGAACAAGTAAATATTGTTTATAATAAAAAAAATATTTTTTTTGGAAAAGAATATATTATTCCCAAACCTTTTGACAATCGTCTGATTACTCGTGTAGCGCCAGCAGTCGCTAAAGCAGCTATGGATTCTGGAGTAGCGAGAAATCCTATTTTAAATTGGAAAATCTATAAAGAAAAGTTACTCGACAGAATGGGGTACGAAAGTAAAATGCTTAGAATGATTCAAAATAGAGCACGTACCAATCCGAAAAAGGTAGTTTTTTGCAATGGAGAAGAATATGACGTTCTGAAATCCGTTCAGATTTTAAGTGAAGAAGGAATAGTTTCTATTCCCATTGTTTTAGGAAACGAAGATCGTATAAAATGTTTAATGCATGAAAATAATTTGGATGTAGAATTAATTATTATAGATCCTGAAAAAGAAAAAAATAGAGAAAAATTAGAATACTACGCTAACATTCTTTGGAAAAGAAGAAATAGAAAAGGATTAACTCTATACGATGCAAAAATTCGCATGCGAACCAATGATCACTTTGGAGCCATGATGGTTGATCAAGGGGAAGCAGATGCAGTAATTACAGGATATTCTAGGAGTTTTTCATTAAGTTTACGACCTATGTTAGAAGTTATTGGAAGAGCTGAGTCAGTTCATAAAACAGCAGGAATGATGATTTTGTTAACAAAACGTGGTCCTTTATTTTTAGCAGATACGGCGGTCATTCCAAATCCAAATAGTGAAGAACTAGCTAGAATTGCTCTAATGGCGTCTCAGGTTGTTCAAGGTTTTGATATAGAACCCCATATAGCGATGTTATCCTTTCAAAATTTTTCATCGAATTCTAAAACTTCTTCTAAAGTCTCTCAAACTGTTGCTTTTCTACATAAAAAATATCCAGACCTAATAGTAGATGGAGAGTTACAACCTGATTTTGCTTTGAACGAATTTTTATTAGCCAGTAAATTTCCTTTTTCAAAACTTGTTAAAAAAAGAGCAAATATTTTTATTTTTCCAAATCTAGAATCAGGAAATCTAACTTATAAATTTATTAGAGGGTTAGGAAACATTCAAACCATTGGTCCTGTGATGCTAGGAATGCGAAAACCAGCACACGTTATGCAAATGCAATCCAACATAGAAGAAATAGTGAATCTATCCACTTTATCCGTAATAGATGCGCAAATTAGAAAAAATTAA
- the murI gene encoding glutamate racemase, with protein MGISSCSPIGIFDSGIGGLLIAKEIKNYMPNECIIYFGDTKNMPYGNKSKDFIRNHSMKIASFLYEKKCKAIVIACNSIVSNALDVIQEKFLKKILIFNVIEPIVKNKVLISSKKIGIMATPATIHSNFYQRNIKKYCPHLDIVQISTPLLATIIENGFEKKKINFLIRNYFQSIEIDTLLLACTHYLFLKKEIDNFFHGKVRLIDIQKIVVQEIKKKLYENNLLCLHSKGNNHSIFYTSSSISPFFNEQIKILFGKLVKRHIFNFF; from the coding sequence ATGGGAATAAGTTCATGTTCTCCGATAGGAATATTTGATTCTGGAATCGGTGGACTCCTTATAGCAAAAGAAATTAAAAATTATATGCCTAATGAATGTATAATTTATTTTGGAGATACTAAAAACATGCCTTACGGAAATAAGTCTAAAGACTTTATTAGAAATCATTCTATGAAAATAGCATCTTTTCTTTATGAAAAAAAATGTAAAGCTATAGTAATAGCTTGTAATTCTATAGTTTCTAATGCTTTAGATGTCATACAAGAAAAATTTTTGAAAAAAATATTAATATTCAATGTGATAGAACCTATAGTCAAAAATAAAGTGTTAATTTCTTCTAAAAAAATAGGAATTATGGCTACTCCTGCTACAATTCATTCTAACTTTTATCAAAGAAACATTAAAAAATATTGTCCACATTTAGATATTGTTCAAATATCTACGCCTTTATTAGCTACAATTATTGAAAATGGATTTGAAAAAAAAAAGATAAATTTTCTTATAAGAAACTATTTTCAATCAATAGAAATAGATACGTTATTATTGGCATGTACACATTATCTATTTTTGAAAAAAGAAATAGATAATTTTTTCCATGGAAAAGTTCGTTTAATTGATATTCAAAAAATTGTAGTTCAGGAAATCAAAAAAAAATTATATGAAAATAATTTATTGTGCCTTCATTCAAAAGGGAATAATCATTCAATTTTTTATACATCTAGTTCTATTTCTCCGTTTTTTAACGAACAAATTAAAATTCTTTTTGGAAAACTTGTGAAGAGACATATTTTTAATTTTTTCTAA
- the rpsT gene encoding 30S ribosomal protein S20, translated as MANHLSALKRIRQNHTRRFRNKYVYKSTRTAIKKFMKEKKKEQYPKVISMIDKLAKKNIIHMNKAARLKNKLKTFKD; from the coding sequence ATGGCAAATCATTTATCAGCTTTAAAAAGAATTAGACAAAATCATACCAGGCGTTTTCGTAATAAATATGTATATAAGAGTACAAGAACAGCTATCAAAAAATTCATGAAAGAAAAAAAAAAGGAACAATACCCCAAGGTGATTTCTATGATAGATAAATTAGCCAAAAAAAACATTATACATATGAATAAAGCAGCAAGATTAAAAAATAAATTAAAAACATTTAAGGATTAG
- a CDS encoding C40 family peptidase, which produces MKKEKKTKILLIINSKILLFIIFYSHFFSIPLLYGDMKYKKKYERIFFRKKRNHSYNKKNSLQMINNSIIEKAKDYMYTPYKYGGNTQYGIDCSAFIKKVFATHKISLPRITSNQAKKGYFVPKKSIEKGDLLFFATGTSKRKINHVGMVIHVDTHNIFFIHASTSNGVTISPFYQKYWNNRFITARRILYSS; this is translated from the coding sequence TTGAAAAAGGAAAAAAAAACAAAAATTCTCCTGATCATAAATTCTAAAATTCTTTTATTTATTATATTTTATTCTCATTTTTTTTCTATTCCATTACTATATGGAGATATGAAATACAAAAAAAAATATGAAAGAATTTTCTTCAGAAAGAAGAGAAATCACTCATACAATAAAAAAAATTCTCTTCAAATGATTAATAATTCTATTATTGAAAAAGCGAAAGATTATATGTATACTCCGTACAAATATGGGGGAAATACTCAATATGGAATCGATTGTTCTGCTTTCATCAAAAAGGTTTTCGCTACTCATAAGATTTCATTACCACGTATAACTTCTAATCAAGCTAAAAAAGGTTACTTCGTTCCAAAAAAATCCATAGAAAAAGGAGATCTATTATTTTTTGCTACAGGTACTTCTAAAAGAAAAATTAATCATGTAGGAATGGTTATACATGTAGATACTCATAACATATTCTTTATTCATGCATCTACATCAAATGGAGTGACCATTTCCCCATTTTATCAAAAATATTGGAATAATCGATTTATTACAGCAAGGAGAATTCTTTATTCCTCATAA